AGATTATCATCCAAGTGTTTGGGGTGACTATTTCCTAGCTTATGATTCTTCCTTTACGGTAATTAATTAAcacataatacatattaatgttAAGTTTTGTTTAATTACTTTTTCTGTGTATTCATAAAAAAAGACGtagaaaattattataattatctgCACTACGATTTTATGTTTTAACTACCTGAcgttaattaatatttttaaatcaatgcatgttttttttcttatcaattttatataagcttgatttttttttcaacacCTCATTCAGAAGATATATTTATAGGATTTTTCATTCTtaattttgcctacatttttttttaattattacaaCACGTagagaattaattattataattaactgtgctatgtttttttttttttttaactagaCGACGTGATAAGTTTTATAAATCAATGCATGCCTGTTATTATAAACTTTAAAAGCTTGAttgcttatttttttaaacacttCATTCATAAGATGTGCTTCTTCTATCCCAATTTATATTACTCACATTTTTTAGTCGGTTTAAAAAGAATGACATGCTTCTTTgcaacaatttaactttaaaatgtcCACTTTACTCTCTTAATGAAGTCACATAAacattatgacttattttaaacCACAAGTTCTAAAAGCAAAGACAatcaaattttaactttatgGGTTCTGAATTTTTACAACGGCGATTTCAAGTGTTAATACTGGGtactaaatttaatatttgtacatatttaataaaattcttaATACAAATACACTATTGAGCAAAAGTTAATGGATTCGACCGAACCCGTACTAGGCTTCTAGCTCCGCCCCTTTTCGAaagtctttttttctttctcaaaattcGTGTCAATTCACACTACATCATCTAAATTGGCAcggaaagaataaatatctgcGTGTTTATAATTCGTTGTATTGACCGTCAGTGTACAAAACTTAAATTCTTATTCAATTACTACCATTGAAGGATATTGatcatgaagaagaaaaagaagttgaACGACTTAAAGATGAAGTGAGGAAGATGTTAATAGAAGCTCATGTTACATCAACACGAAAACTATTAGAGCTGATTGACGACACCCAACGATTAGGAGTATCATAtcattttgaaaaagaaattgaagaatCACTTAAACACATCTACAACAATATGTGCTCATGTGGTGAATTTGATGACCATAATAATCTGGAGACTATTGCTCTTCGATTTCGATTACTAAGACAAGCTGGATATAATGTTTCATGCGGTTAGTAACTTCGTACTTCTTAGCTCTTGCTCTAAACATGTTTGACTaagctcaaattctcaaaatactTTTCACATAACAAAATTCTCAACTTCCTTTTCATTGGTATCCATTATTCCTCTTTCCTTAACAATCATATACatctaaatttataatttttgtaaATTATGAATTTGTTATTAGTATTTTTGCTTATTTACATAATCAATTTCAATACTTAAAACATATACTTTTCAGCACTTATAGCTTATCAACTATTTACCATCCAttaatccaaacgggctccatATCTAACATGTGGGAATTATGTAGATAACTTTGACtaaaagtattatttttttttccttttgattttTCAATAGATGTCTTCAAAACATTTAAGGAAGATGAAGGGAATTTCAAGAAAGAATTGGTTAGTGATGTGAAAGGACTTTTGAGTTTATATGAAGCAGCACATCTTGGAATTGGGGGAGAAAATATTTTAGAGGAAGCATTATGTTTCACTAGCAAGTGCCTTAAATCTATGGTGCCTAAATTAAGTGGATTTCTTGTTACACATGTAATTCATGCCTTAAAGATGCCAATTCGTAGAACCTTAACAAGAGTAGCAGCAAGACAGTACATAAATATGTATCAAGACAATCCTGAACATAATAAAGTGCTATTACAATTTGCACGACTAGACTTCAACGTGTTGCAAAAGCTACATCAAAAAGAGCTAAGTGGTATTACAAGGTACATATGCAATTAAATGATAtgtttgaataaaatatatactatgagtttttgaattttattgtaATGAGTTCAGGTGGTGGAAAGGTTTGGATATTGAAAGAAACTTTCCATTTGCTCGAAATCGTCTGGTAGAAGCCTATATTTGGACGATAGGAGTGTACTTTGAGCCACAATATTGTAGGGCGCGAAGATTTACAACCCAAGTAATCTCCCTTGCGTCCATATTAGACGATTTGTATGATGTTTATGGAACACACGATGAACTTGAAATGTTCACGGATGCCATTCAAAGGTGAAATAATTTTAACACGTATATACTTTATACAATCGATGAGCCATATAGGAGTAAACATTGACTTGGTTCGAATTTTGTTACTAAACAGATGGGACATAAATACATCACAACAACTACCCCCATACCTAAAGCTCCTATACCAATATATTTTTGATACTTACGCTGAAATGGAAGAGTTGTTGTCAAAGGAAAACATATCCTACCGAGTTCACTATGCAAAAAATGAGGTAACAATAATACAGAAGGAGCAATCCATAAATATGTCTTTTAACTTGATCTCAACTAAAATTTATGTCCTCCAATTTTGGGTATGCCCAAGTCCGTATTtacataaaattgaacaagtagatacATGCattctaataaaaaaaaaaatcgttGATTATGATAGCTGAAGAAAGCGGTGAGAGGATATTATCAAGAGTTCAAGTGGTATCATGGTGGATATGTTCCAACATTTGAGGAGTATCTGAAAGTTGCACTGGTAACTGCATGTTATATGATGCTTTCCACAACTTCTTTGGTTGGTATGGGAGAAGAGTTAGTGAGTGAGGAGAACTTTAAGTGGATTACAAGTGAACCTTTAATGGTAAAAGCTTCTTCTATAGTAGGTCGATTGATGGATGACAGGATTGGACATAAGGTAAAACAATCCCATCCCTTGGCACATCCATGCTCCTGTTTTTGGCAATTTTAGGCTAACCTTGGACacgtttaatttttttgttttattttcctttttaatccgtttgcaaaaagaatgtctctttctttttttgacaactctttaGTTCTAACTtttcacatgacatgtttaacaCCACATGATTAAAACACATTTTGGCACACTcactacaacaaaaataacttttagctgcaataaatatacatataacaAAGAATTCTAAATCTTTTATCGGCATTAGTTAATTGTCATTAGATCTAATGTCACTATAGGCTTTAGTGACATTTACAAAAAGTGCTAAAATATAATTGTCAATAGTAATATTTGttaaaaaatgacaaaagtCTCACATTGGTAGTTAATGAGATGGGTGAACACCTTATAAAGCTTGGATAATTCTCCTCTCTTTCAGGGCCGTCTCGACCAAAAGGTCACTAAAGCAATCGCTTGGGCCCCCCAATTTTTTCTAAAgatgtattttatatatatagttaaaaaatatttatcatgtacTATTAAATTTGTAAAGAACTTTTTGggtagaaaatataataatttttaccTTATTTAATGTGGAGATCAttgtaataattgagaaatggaataattttttaaataattgtaGTATCCGTTTTTACGTGGCTACCTATTTTATTGTCTCATTAATTATATTCTGATTATTAACATGATTCCAcattattatttctatatttacCTTTCTTAtccttccttttcttttatcttagcTCCCGCCCTTTTTGCTCCCTTGAAGACTCGAACTCACAACTTTAGGGTTGGAAGTGATGGATGCTTATCATCCCGAgc
This sequence is a window from Solanum dulcamara chromosome 10, daSolDulc1.2, whole genome shotgun sequence. Protein-coding genes within it:
- the LOC129871595 gene encoding (-)-germacrene D synthase-like, with protein sequence MEVNNNNVPKSARRSVDYHPSVWGDYFLAYDSSFTDIDHEEEKEVERLKDEVRKMLIEAHVTSTRKLLELIDDTQRLGVSYHFEKEIEESLKHIYNNMCSCGEFDDHNNLETIALRFRLLRQAGYNVSCDVFKTFKEDEGNFKKELVSDVKGLLSLYEAAHLGIGGENILEEALCFTSKCLKSMVPKLSGFLVTHVIHALKMPIRRTLTRVAARQYINMYQDNPEHNKVLLQFARLDFNVLQKLHQKELSGITRWWKGLDIERNFPFARNRLVEAYIWTIGVYFEPQYCRARRFTTQVISLASILDDLYDVYGTHDELEMFTDAIQRWDINTSQQLPPYLKLLYQYIFDTYAEMEELLSKENISYRVHYAKNELKKAVRGYYQEFKWYHGGYVPTFEEYLKVALVTACYMMLSTTSLVGMGEELVSEENFKWITSEPLMVKASSIVGRLMDDRIGHKFEQQRGHVASAIESYVKEFGCSNQEAYVKLEKLVVNAWQDLNKDSLHPTPAPMTILMRVLNLSRAINLFYKDEDIYTNSKTKLKDIINKVLVQQFKV